A section of the Blastocatellia bacterium genome encodes:
- a CDS encoding UDP-glucuronic acid decarboxylase family protein has translation MRILITGGAGFLGSHLVDRLLGEGHEVIVFDNLLTGRVDNLAHHFGNDHFTFVKQNVTEYLHVSGALDAVMHFASPASPVDYLELPIQTLKVGSLGTHKALGLAKEKQARFLLASTSETYGDPQVHPQPEDYWGHVNPVGPRGVYDEAKRFAEAMTMAYHRYHGLDTRIVRIFNTYGPRMRPNDGRVVSNFIVQALKGEPLTAYGDGQQTRSFCYVSDLVDGIVRLLMKPAERSAEDDIHFPVNIGNPGEFTVLELAQQVISLTGSQSKIEYKPLPVDDPKVRQPDISRAERLLNWRPLVSLDDGLRETINYFRTVV, from the coding sequence TTGAGGATACTGATTACTGGCGGGGCGGGCTTCCTGGGCTCGCATCTGGTTGACCGGCTGCTGGGCGAAGGCCACGAGGTCATCGTCTTCGACAACCTGCTGACCGGCAGGGTTGATAACCTCGCGCATCACTTCGGTAACGATCATTTCACCTTCGTCAAGCAGAACGTCACCGAATACCTGCACGTCAGCGGCGCGCTCGACGCCGTCATGCATTTCGCCTCGCCGGCCAGCCCCGTAGATTATCTCGAGCTGCCGATTCAAACCTTGAAGGTCGGCAGCCTCGGCACGCACAAGGCGCTGGGGCTGGCCAAAGAGAAGCAGGCGCGATTCCTGCTGGCTTCGACTTCGGAAACCTATGGCGACCCGCAGGTGCATCCGCAGCCCGAAGATTACTGGGGCCACGTCAATCCCGTCGGGCCGCGCGGCGTCTATGACGAAGCCAAGCGCTTCGCCGAGGCCATGACGATGGCCTATCACCGCTACCACGGGCTGGACACGCGCATCGTCCGCATCTTTAACACCTATGGCCCGCGCATGCGCCCGAACGACGGGCGCGTCGTGTCAAACTTCATCGTCCAGGCGCTCAAGGGCGAACCGCTCACGGCTTACGGAGACGGGCAGCAAACGCGCTCGTTCTGTTACGTCAGCGACCTCGTAGACGGCATCGTCCGCCTGCTGATGAAGCCGGCGGAGCGGAGCGCCGAAGACGACATCCACTTTCCGGTGAACATCGGCAACCCCGGCGAGTTCACCGTCCTTGAGCTGGCCCAACAAGTCATCTCTCTGACCGGCAGCCAGAGTAAGATCGAGTACAAACCGCTGCCGGTTGATGACCCGAAGGTGCGGCAGCCGGATATCAGCCGGGCCGAGCGCCTGTTGAACTGGCGTCCGCTGGTGAGCCTCGATGACGGATTGCGCGAGACGATCAACTATTTCCGCACCGTCGTCTGA
- a CDS encoding FtsK/SpoIIIE domain-containing protein, translating into MFPQSKMRIAEIEAHIEELNRKVRESQSQAKALQDHGRQNAAQLDGYFQSLLKANSERFKNSLGHRPISSSANWAEPRWASWNPAAAQIENLIRIGDLVERRDGSDLRLPAYLPFIGQHKTVIVRSRGRSVEQGAMLLQSLLIRTALMLPHQARYTLLDPAGNGIAFPMRRYLPQVRENTGDVRRDLDQVIVDIQRIIESYLDASITSFELVPQEIRINERFQFVFAADFPNQYDRRAIEALQSIGNTGPAAGTYLFIHYNQNHELPRDMSMNAFKNAIYIDADDAAALTPLNLRLQADSAPSPELQSQLFQTLSAAKPPERLLDWDSIAGLEESHWWRETSTRIIETPIGARGGGEKLKLWFGVNHDNQPCAHGMLGAMTGSGKSNLYHVLICGLAVRYSPEELRFYLIDGKDGVEFQPYRHLPHAEVVSLRSSPELSRSVLAELIAEKEYRNRIFSQVGAQDLISYREKGEPEGKFPRILLLVDEYQELFEGDKDANASSYLLQLSQQGRSAGIHMLLASQRFGAAGMLNQTAIFGNLHLLMAMQMKTTDIQALTEFGRRGKALIATCDLPGKIVVNDRGGDDNANIPGKAAYLSSSRREELLAALNGKAGALPDSSLPRRVVFNGQAQPSLSDNPYLSRLLRHVRWPSGEDLQAFAREPIETGGLGVIDWFYAEQPRAVWLGQQFNVRGQAMMVFRRRVGENAMIVGGANAARYGMLAAILTSLAANTDPSGTQFIILDRSIQGSQWNGVLQAVCNSLLLPSGYTTQFSQEAAKAELFLNDLSHELNRRQGLGEQTMMSEPSIFVTMTELDGIEAMRRKADAYGGTVDSPLAEILRRLYVEGPSLGIHLILSFSGVRPMANVVEERRGLINFRHRVALQMSEDDSHALTRSRKASQLQMEGPTPVCALYLDLENDKSVRFKPYSSDAAMVAQNESLIDQLRLIGEGLATRRNHR; encoded by the coding sequence ATGTTTCCACAATCAAAAATGCGAATAGCTGAAATAGAGGCTCACATTGAAGAGTTGAATCGCAAAGTGCGCGAGTCTCAATCCCAAGCCAAAGCGCTCCAGGATCATGGAAGGCAAAACGCGGCCCAACTGGATGGCTATTTCCAGTCGCTTCTCAAAGCAAATTCTGAGCGGTTTAAGAATTCGCTGGGGCACCGGCCCATCTCAAGTTCGGCAAACTGGGCTGAACCGAGGTGGGCTTCGTGGAATCCAGCAGCCGCCCAAATTGAAAACCTGATTCGCATTGGCGATCTTGTTGAACGGCGCGATGGCAGCGACCTGCGTTTGCCAGCCTACCTTCCCTTCATCGGACAACATAAAACCGTCATCGTGAGAAGCCGCGGACGCTCAGTTGAACAGGGGGCGATGTTGCTACAATCCCTGCTCATTCGCACCGCCTTGATGTTGCCTCATCAAGCACGCTATACCTTGCTGGATCCAGCCGGCAACGGGATTGCTTTCCCCATGCGCCGCTACTTGCCACAGGTTCGTGAGAATACGGGCGATGTGCGGCGTGATCTTGATCAAGTCATCGTTGATATACAGCGCATTATCGAGAGCTATCTTGATGCCTCAATCACGTCGTTTGAACTGGTGCCGCAAGAGATTCGCATCAATGAGCGGTTTCAATTTGTTTTCGCCGCCGATTTCCCGAATCAATATGATCGCCGGGCAATTGAAGCACTGCAAAGCATCGGCAATACCGGCCCCGCCGCCGGGACCTATCTGTTCATTCATTACAATCAGAATCACGAGCTTCCGCGCGATATGAGTATGAACGCATTCAAGAACGCGATTTATATTGACGCGGATGACGCCGCCGCACTCACCCCATTGAATTTAAGATTACAGGCTGATTCTGCGCCGTCGCCTGAATTGCAGAGCCAGCTTTTTCAAACGCTCAGTGCGGCAAAACCGCCCGAACGCCTGTTAGATTGGGACAGCATCGCAGGGTTGGAGGAAAGTCACTGGTGGCGAGAAACCAGCACCCGAATAATTGAAACCCCGATTGGCGCGCGCGGCGGCGGCGAGAAGCTGAAATTATGGTTTGGGGTCAATCACGATAATCAACCCTGCGCCCATGGAATGCTTGGCGCCATGACGGGTTCCGGCAAATCCAATTTATACCATGTCTTGATTTGTGGACTTGCCGTTCGCTATAGCCCTGAAGAATTGCGCTTCTATTTGATTGACGGCAAAGACGGCGTGGAGTTTCAACCGTACCGTCACCTGCCGCATGCGGAAGTGGTTTCACTGCGCTCGTCGCCGGAACTATCTCGCAGCGTCCTGGCTGAACTGATTGCTGAGAAAGAGTATCGCAACCGCATCTTCTCGCAAGTTGGGGCCCAGGATTTGATCAGCTACCGCGAAAAGGGCGAGCCCGAAGGTAAATTTCCGCGCATCCTACTACTGGTTGATGAATACCAGGAACTCTTCGAAGGCGACAAAGATGCAAACGCTTCCAGCTACCTGCTGCAACTCTCTCAGCAAGGCCGCAGCGCTGGCATTCATATGCTTTTAGCTTCCCAGCGTTTCGGCGCGGCAGGGATGCTAAACCAGACTGCCATTTTTGGCAATTTGCACCTGCTGATGGCCATGCAGATGAAGACGACCGACATCCAGGCGCTCACGGAATTTGGCCGCCGCGGCAAAGCTTTGATCGCCACCTGTGATCTACCTGGGAAAATCGTCGTCAATGACAGAGGCGGCGACGATAACGCTAACATTCCTGGTAAGGCGGCCTATCTAAGCTCAAGCCGCCGCGAGGAACTGCTCGCGGCGCTGAATGGCAAAGCCGGTGCGCTTCCAGATAGCAGCTTGCCGCGCCGCGTCGTCTTCAATGGACAAGCGCAACCAAGCCTGTCAGATAATCCCTATCTTTCGCGCTTACTGCGGCATGTGAGATGGCCGAGTGGCGAAGACTTACAGGCATTTGCCCGTGAGCCCATCGAGACCGGCGGACTGGGCGTGATTGACTGGTTCTATGCGGAGCAGCCACGGGCCGTGTGGCTCGGCCAACAGTTCAATGTGCGCGGGCAAGCGATGATGGTGTTCCGCCGGCGCGTCGGCGAAAACGCGATGATTGTCGGCGGCGCGAATGCCGCACGCTACGGGATGCTGGCAGCTATCCTTACCAGCCTTGCAGCGAACACTGATCCGAGCGGCACCCAATTCATCATCTTAGACCGCAGCATCCAGGGATCGCAGTGGAACGGCGTACTCCAGGCGGTTTGCAATTCGCTTCTGCTGCCCAGCGGCTACACGACGCAGTTCAGCCAAGAGGCCGCGAAAGCAGAGTTATTCCTGAATGACCTGAGCCATGAATTGAACCGCCGTCAAGGCTTGGGCGAACAGACCATGATGAGCGAGCCGTCGATATTCGTTACGATGACCGAACTGGACGGCATCGAAGCGATGCGGCGCAAGGCGGATGCCTATGGCGGTACGGTCGATTCGCCGCTCGCCGAGATATTGAGAAGGCTCTATGTTGAAGGGCCATCGCTCGGCATCCATTTGATTCTCAGCTTCTCCGGTGTCAGGCCCATGGCCAATGTCGTGGAAGAGCGCCGCGGACTGATCAACTTCCGCCACCGGGTCGCCCTACAGATGTCGGAGGATGACTCGCACGCATTGACCCGAAGCCGCAAAGCCTCACAATTGCAAATGGAAGGCCCGACGCCAGTCTGCGCCTTGTATCTGGATTTGGAGAACGATAAAAGCGTGCGATTCAAACCCTACAGTAGCGATGCCGCGATGGTGGCCCAGAACGAATCATTGATCGACCAGCTTCGCCTGATCGGCGAGGGGCTGGCAACACGGAGGAATCACCGATGA
- the glgX gene encoding glycogen debranching protein GlgX: MRVWPGQPYPLGATWDGAGVNFAIFSENATAVELCLFEQRDAARETARIRLTDHTDQVWHAYLPEARPGQLYGYRIHGPYEPHAGHRFNPAKLLIDPYAKAIASTVAWSDAVFGYTIGHTDADLAKDDRDSAGAVPKCVVIDPAFSWGDDAPPRTPWHQTLIYELHVKGFTRQHPEVPPEMRGTYAAMAHPAVIDYLRKLGITAVELLPVHQFISGKDLAERGLTNYWGYNSLGFLSPDVRYAYSGHLGQQVAEFKMMVKTLHREGIEVILDVVYNHTGEGNHMGPTLCFRGIDNQAYYRLVPNDKRYYMDFTGCGNTLNMTHPRTLQLIMDSLRYWVLEMHVDGFRFDLASTLARELYEVDRLGAFFDIVHQDPVLSQVKLIAEPWDLGEGGYQVGNFPVLWAEWNGIYRDAVRGYWRGDAGLIDDLAYRLTGSSDLYEGGGRRPYASINFITAHDGFTLRDLVSYNDKHNEANGEDNRDGHDHNLSWNCGVEGQTDDPQILALRARQQRNFLATLLLSQGVPMLQAGDEINRTQLGNNNAYCQDNEISWLDWNLGDDKHKLLEFTRRLIRFRSRHPVLRRRKFFQGRPIRGSEVKDVAWFRLDGAEMTEADWRNDSARTLTVRLAGEQIDEVDERGRRVLDETLLILFNAHHEPLPFTLPEQSRKTEWELLIDTRDWQVGGRRKLVRGGARYEVEARSLAVFCLKARGARG; the protein is encoded by the coding sequence ATGAGAGTATGGCCGGGACAACCTTACCCGCTCGGCGCGACGTGGGATGGCGCGGGCGTCAACTTCGCGATCTTTTCCGAGAACGCCACTGCCGTTGAGCTTTGCCTCTTCGAGCAGCGCGATGCGGCGCGCGAAACGGCGCGCATTCGCTTGACCGATCACACAGATCAAGTCTGGCACGCCTACCTTCCCGAAGCGCGGCCGGGACAGCTTTATGGCTATCGCATACATGGGCCGTACGAGCCGCACGCCGGGCACCGCTTCAACCCGGCGAAGCTGCTCATCGACCCATATGCCAAGGCCATCGCCAGCACTGTCGCATGGAGCGACGCGGTCTTTGGCTACACCATCGGCCACACGGACGCCGACCTCGCCAAAGACGACCGCGACAGCGCCGGCGCGGTGCCCAAGTGCGTGGTCATCGATCCGGCTTTCAGTTGGGGCGATGATGCGCCGCCGCGCACGCCGTGGCATCAGACGTTGATCTACGAGCTGCACGTCAAAGGCTTCACCCGTCAACATCCCGAAGTGCCGCCCGAGATGCGCGGCACCTACGCGGCGATGGCGCACCCGGCGGTCATCGACTACCTGCGCAAGCTCGGCATCACGGCGGTCGAGCTGCTGCCGGTGCATCAATTCATCTCCGGCAAAGACCTGGCCGAGCGCGGCCTGACCAATTACTGGGGCTATAACTCGCTCGGCTTTCTCTCGCCCGACGTGCGCTACGCCTACAGCGGGCACCTGGGCCAGCAGGTCGCCGAGTTCAAGATGATGGTCAAGACGCTGCACCGCGAAGGCATCGAAGTCATCCTCGATGTCGTCTACAACCACACGGGCGAAGGCAATCACATGGGGCCGACGCTCTGCTTTCGCGGCATCGATAACCAGGCTTATTACCGCTTAGTGCCGAATGACAAGCGTTATTACATGGACTTCACAGGCTGCGGCAACACCCTGAACATGACCCACCCGCGCACCCTACAACTGATTATGGATAGCTTGCGCTACTGGGTGCTGGAGATGCATGTGGATGGCTTCCGCTTCGATCTGGCCTCGACGCTGGCGCGCGAGCTTTATGAAGTGGATCGCCTGGGCGCGTTCTTTGACATCGTCCACCAGGACCCTGTGCTGTCGCAGGTCAAGCTGATTGCCGAGCCGTGGGATTTGGGCGAAGGCGGCTATCAGGTGGGCAACTTCCCTGTGCTGTGGGCCGAATGGAATGGCATTTACAGAGACGCGGTGCGGGGTTATTGGCGCGGCGACGCCGGGCTGATAGATGATCTCGCTTATCGCCTGACCGGCAGCAGCGACCTGTACGAAGGCGGCGGGCGGCGGCCTTACGCCAGCATCAACTTCATCACCGCGCACGATGGCTTCACGTTGCGTGACCTGGTCAGCTACAACGACAAGCACAACGAGGCGAATGGCGAAGATAACCGCGACGGTCACGACCACAACCTCAGTTGGAACTGCGGCGTCGAAGGCCAGACCGATGACCCACAGATTCTCGCCTTGCGCGCCCGCCAGCAGCGCAACTTCCTGGCGACGCTGCTGCTGTCGCAGGGCGTGCCGATGTTGCAGGCGGGCGACGAGATCAACCGCACGCAACTCGGCAACAACAACGCTTACTGTCAGGATAACGAAATCTCCTGGCTCGATTGGAACCTCGGCGACGACAAGCACAAGCTGCTGGAATTCACCCGCCGCCTGATCCGCTTTCGCAGTCGTCACCCGGTCTTGCGGCGGCGAAAATTCTTCCAGGGTCGCCCCATTCGCGGCTCCGAGGTGAAGGACGTGGCCTGGTTCCGGCTGGACGGTGCCGAGATGACCGAAGCCGACTGGCGCAATGATTCGGCGCGCACCTTGACCGTACGGCTGGCCGGCGAGCAGATCGATGAAGTGGACGAGCGCGGCCGTCGCGTGCTGGATGAAACCTTGCTGATTCTCTTCAACGCGCACCATGAGCCCTTGCCCTTCACGCTGCCTGAGCAGAGCCGCAAGACCGAATGGGAATTATTGATTGATACGCGGGATTGGCAGGTCGGCGGCCGCCGCAAGCTGGTGCGCGGCGGCGCGCGCTACGAAGTCGAAGCGCGCTCGCTGGCAGTCTTCTGTTTGAAGGCGAGAGGGGCTAGGGGTTAG
- a CDS encoding PBP1A family penicillin-binding protein — protein MDKARVTSSSGHQLRTLVVRQPRRPSRHADAWSAAWRWALRLIPRPFKRLAVWMTQPRVLVPLAVVLFGLIGVAAYYTVQFSREIDARLEAGFFDHSVGIFTAPFKVSVGNRMSLDELASYLDGAGYQRNAQGNLSGDTRAYSINGNVIEIHPDPATAQEMGVTPMRAEIGKDNRIVALTNAQGGVRLKSAFIEGEPLANLRDGDRRKQIAVQFADVPASLRDAVVAIEDRRFFTHSGVDYRGIARALWADVHHGGMVQGGSTLTQQLIKNAFLTSDRTLARKVKEAMMALILESRLSKEEIFTLYCNNVYLGQSSTFAVHGFAQAAKVYFDKSLNELTLSESALLAGLIHAPNRYATTRNLQLAVERRNNVLDAMADTGAITSEQAETAKRESLQIKKQEPREDYGGSYFIDYVERFLDQRYGSNGESAARRVVTTMDPRLQRAAHDAVVKHTARLDRVIHRPARKGEEVKPVQAALVALDAHTGEVLAMIGGRNYDESQLNRATDARRQPGSTFKPIVYATALSNRYYTPISLLSDRPQTFTYDGGRAEYTPANYHGGFTNRDVTLREALARSMNVPAVELALNVGLGNVTETAKSCGLDVPHVYPSLALGTNEATPLEMAGAYIAFANGGTALRPIPVKTIRSNSDRQANVAATSERAFSPQVAYLLTSMMESVVEQGTAASLRGYGLPGAIAGKTGTSNDGWFVGYTPNLVCAVWVGCDDNTDLGMKASETALPLWADFVKEALAIRPELGGDNFTRPSGIVEAEVDPTTGLRATAECAERRTEIFISGTEPINDCTHGAMVADAGTDPLSPDSMNENEQTTGLTLEICADSGMLSSSACPHTLRRTFAAGSEPSEICSMEHERQAPRPAADDSAVAPNEPPPLITEPEMRSSLPPAPRPRRPAPKPAWPPRN, from the coding sequence GTGGACAAGGCACGGGTCACGTCAAGCAGCGGTCATCAGTTACGCACCCTGGTGGTGCGTCAACCGCGCCGGCCCTCGCGTCATGCTGATGCGTGGTCGGCGGCCTGGCGATGGGCGCTGCGATTGATTCCCCGCCCATTTAAACGACTGGCCGTGTGGATGACGCAACCGCGTGTGCTGGTGCCATTGGCCGTTGTCCTGTTCGGACTGATCGGCGTCGCCGCTTATTACACGGTGCAGTTCTCACGCGAGATCGACGCCCGCCTCGAAGCCGGTTTCTTCGATCATTCGGTCGGCATCTTCACCGCGCCTTTCAAAGTTTCAGTCGGCAACCGCATGTCGCTTGATGAACTGGCAAGCTATCTCGACGGCGCCGGCTATCAGCGTAACGCCCAGGGCAACCTGAGCGGCGACACGCGCGCTTACAGCATCAACGGCAACGTCATTGAAATTCACCCCGACCCGGCAACGGCGCAAGAGATGGGCGTGACGCCTATGCGCGCGGAGATTGGCAAAGACAACCGCATCGTGGCGCTCACGAATGCGCAAGGCGGCGTGCGATTGAAATCCGCCTTCATCGAAGGCGAGCCGCTGGCCAATCTGCGCGATGGCGACCGCCGCAAGCAGATCGCCGTGCAGTTTGCTGACGTCCCGGCATCTCTGCGCGACGCCGTCGTCGCCATCGAAGACCGCCGCTTCTTCACACACAGCGGCGTCGATTATCGCGGCATCGCCCGCGCGCTGTGGGCCGATGTGCATCACGGCGGCATGGTGCAGGGCGGCTCGACGCTGACCCAGCAATTGATTAAGAACGCCTTCCTGACCAGCGACCGCACCCTCGCCCGCAAGGTCAAAGAAGCGATGATGGCGCTCATTCTCGAATCGCGGTTGTCGAAAGAAGAGATCTTCACGCTCTACTGCAACAACGTCTACCTCGGACAGAGCAGCACGTTCGCCGTGCATGGCTTCGCGCAGGCGGCAAAGGTTTATTTCGACAAGAGCCTCAACGAGCTGACGCTCAGCGAAAGCGCCCTGCTCGCCGGGCTGATCCACGCGCCGAACCGTTACGCCACCACCCGCAACCTGCAACTCGCCGTCGAGCGCCGTAACAATGTGCTGGATGCAATGGCCGACACCGGCGCGATCACCAGCGAGCAGGCCGAAACGGCCAAGCGTGAAAGCTTGCAGATCAAGAAGCAGGAGCCGCGCGAAGATTATGGCGGCAGTTATTTCATCGATTACGTCGAGCGTTTTCTCGACCAGCGTTATGGCTCAAATGGCGAATCAGCCGCGCGCCGCGTCGTCACGACCATGGACCCGCGCCTGCAACGCGCCGCTCACGATGCCGTAGTCAAACACACAGCCCGGCTTGATCGCGTCATCCATCGCCCGGCGCGCAAAGGCGAAGAGGTCAAACCTGTGCAGGCGGCGCTCGTCGCGCTCGACGCGCACACGGGCGAAGTCCTGGCGATGATCGGCGGGCGCAACTACGACGAGAGCCAGTTGAACCGTGCCACCGATGCGCGTCGCCAGCCCGGCTCGACCTTTAAGCCGATTGTCTATGCCACGGCGCTCAGTAACCGTTATTACACGCCGATATCGCTGCTCTCGGACCGCCCGCAAACTTTCACTTATGACGGAGGCCGCGCCGAATACACGCCGGCAAACTATCACGGCGGCTTCACGAACCGCGACGTGACGCTGCGCGAGGCGCTGGCGCGCTCAATGAATGTGCCGGCAGTCGAGCTGGCGTTGAATGTTGGGCTCGGCAACGTCACGGAAACCGCAAAGAGCTGTGGACTTGATGTGCCGCACGTCTACCCTTCGCTGGCCCTCGGCACCAACGAAGCGACGCCGCTGGAGATGGCCGGCGCCTACATCGCGTTTGCCAATGGCGGGACGGCGCTGCGCCCCATTCCCGTCAAGACGATTCGCAGCAATAGCGACCGGCAGGCGAACGTTGCGGCGACCAGCGAGCGCGCCTTCTCGCCGCAGGTCGCTTACCTGTTGACGAGCATGATGGAATCGGTTGTCGAGCAGGGGACGGCGGCCAGCCTGCGCGGCTACGGCTTGCCCGGTGCCATCGCCGGTAAGACCGGCACTTCGAATGATGGCTGGTTCGTCGGCTACACCCCAAATCTGGTTTGCGCCGTCTGGGTAGGCTGCGACGACAACACGGACCTCGGCATGAAGGCGTCAGAGACGGCGCTGCCTTTGTGGGCTGATTTCGTCAAAGAGGCGCTGGCGATCAGGCCAGAGCTTGGCGGCGACAACTTCACGCGACCATCGGGAATCGTCGAAGCCGAGGTCGATCCAACGACAGGGTTGCGCGCCACCGCCGAATGCGCCGAGCGCCGCACAGAGATTTTTATTTCAGGCACCGAGCCGATCAACGACTGCACCCACGGGGCGATGGTCGCCGATGCCGGCACGGACCCTTTATCGCCTGACTCCATGAACGAGAACGAGCAGACAACCGGCTTGACGCTTGAGATTTGCGCCGACAGCGGAATGCTATCCTCATCGGCATGCCCGCACACGCTGCGGAGAACTTTTGCGGCGGGTAGCGAGCCGAGTGAGATTTGTAGTATGGAACACGAAAGGCAAGCGCCGCGCCCGGCGGCTGACGACTCCGCGGTCGCCCCCAACGAGCCCCCGCCATTGATTACCGAGCCTGAGATGAGAAGCAGCTTGCCGCCTGCGCCGCGCCCGCGCCGCCCGGCGCCGAAACCCGCCTGGCCACCGCGGAATTAA
- a CDS encoding MauE/DoxX family redox-associated membrane protein, giving the protein MILLAVRLLLAAVFAVAAVAKLMDRRGAERAVTDLGLPQATAPLLAWIVPVVELSIATLLLPATTAWWGGVAALVLLAAFTATMAINLWRGRTPDCHCFGQLTAGPIGRGTLLRNLLLVALAALLALSPHSTVSLSAIAWLKELTIGERALVGIGMAAVVLLAVAVALLVRLLGQNERLLAALAEAHVPFEDDEPVVRQDVALPSGGLPVGAPAPPFQLSDLDGQVVTLADLLRANLPLALFFVSPTCGPCAAMLPDVARWQQQYGELMTFAFISSGSREENQQKFADAGTVLLQSGSEVSTAYEARWTPAVLIVKADGSIASRLASGSDAIRRLIVQAVTATGSNLAARRVEMNGNGQPSESAMQIGQPAPPLALPDLNGTLVKLDDFKGERTLVVFWSPDCTFCEKMAGELKRIEANPPPHAPRLLVVSKGSIEANRAAGLQSPVVLDSDFAVGQRFGASGTPSAVLVDERGLIASEVVSGESGVLALVGLRKAVH; this is encoded by the coding sequence GTGATTTTGCTGGCTGTGAGATTATTGCTGGCCGCCGTTTTCGCGGTCGCTGCGGTGGCCAAGCTGATGGACCGGCGCGGCGCTGAGCGCGCCGTCACAGACCTCGGCTTGCCGCAGGCGACCGCGCCGCTGCTCGCATGGATCGTCCCTGTGGTCGAGCTTTCAATTGCCACGCTGTTGCTGCCGGCGACCACGGCGTGGTGGGGTGGCGTAGCGGCGCTTGTGTTGCTCGCGGCGTTTACGGCGACTATGGCCATCAACCTGTGGCGCGGGCGCACTCCCGATTGTCACTGCTTCGGGCAGTTGACAGCGGGGCCGATTGGTCGCGGCACGCTCTTGCGTAATCTCTTGCTCGTCGCGCTCGCCGCGCTGCTGGCGCTGAGCCCGCATTCGACCGTCAGCCTGAGCGCGATTGCATGGCTTAAAGAACTAACAATCGGCGAACGCGCGCTCGTCGGGATAGGCATGGCCGCCGTTGTGTTGCTTGCCGTGGCCGTTGCACTGCTCGTGCGCTTGCTAGGTCAAAACGAGCGGCTGCTTGCGGCACTGGCCGAAGCGCACGTTCCTTTTGAAGATGATGAGCCCGTCGTGCGTCAGGATGTGGCGCTGCCATCGGGCGGCTTGCCGGTTGGCGCGCCGGCTCCTCCGTTTCAACTCTCGGACCTTGATGGGCAGGTGGTGACACTTGCTGATCTGTTGCGCGCCAATCTGCCGTTGGCCTTGTTCTTTGTCAGCCCGACCTGCGGGCCGTGCGCGGCGATGCTGCCGGACGTCGCTCGCTGGCAACAGCAGTACGGCGAGCTGATGACCTTCGCTTTCATCAGCTCAGGCAGTCGCGAAGAGAATCAGCAGAAGTTCGCCGATGCCGGCACGGTGCTGTTGCAAAGCGGCTCTGAGGTTTCAACCGCGTACGAAGCCCGCTGGACGCCCGCGGTTTTGATCGTCAAAGCCGATGGCAGCATCGCCAGTCGGCTTGCCAGCGGCAGCGACGCGATTCGCCGCTTGATCGTTCAGGCCGTCACCGCCACAGGCTCGAACCTCGCCGCGCGGCGCGTTGAGATGAACGGCAATGGGCAGCCGAGCGAATCGGCCATGCAAATCGGCCAGCCGGCGCCGCCGCTGGCGCTGCCTGATCTCAATGGAACGCTGGTGAAGCTCGATGATTTCAAAGGCGAGCGCACGCTGGTGGTTTTCTGGAGCCCCGATTGTACGTTCTGCGAAAAGATGGCCGGCGAGCTGAAGCGCATCGAAGCCAACCCGCCGCCGCACGCGCCGCGATTGCTGGTTGTCTCGAAAGGCTCAATCGAAGCGAATCGCGCCGCGGGCCTGCAATCACCGGTCGTGCTGGATAGTGACTTCGCGGTCGGCCAACGGTTTGGCGCCAGCGGCACGCCATCGGCAGTGCTGGTTGACGAGCGCGGCTTGATCGCTTCGGAAGTCGTCAGTGGTGAATCGGGCGTGCTGGCGCTTGTCGGCCTCAGAAAAGCGGTGCATTAA
- a CDS encoding YetF domain-containing protein, with amino-acid sequence MFFQGWAAIGRVFVLGVLAYLAVVLFLRLSGKRTLSLMDPFDFVITTALGSVLAQTILTKEVTLLDGLAAFAVLIGLQFIVTWCAVHNHTVRRLIKPQPKLLFYRGEFLKEVMNHEHVHEVEILAAARGYGLSSLDEVEAVVLEANSHFSVISRADSAQLSTLANVSRSTSMEV; translated from the coding sequence ATGTTTTTTCAAGGTTGGGCGGCGATTGGCCGCGTCTTCGTCCTGGGCGTGCTGGCTTACCTGGCGGTCGTCCTTTTTCTGCGGCTGTCAGGCAAGCGCACGCTGTCGCTGATGGACCCGTTCGATTTTGTCATCACCACGGCGCTCGGCTCGGTGCTGGCGCAGACTATCCTCACCAAAGAGGTCACGCTGTTGGATGGCCTGGCGGCATTCGCGGTGCTGATCGGCTTGCAGTTCATCGTCACATGGTGCGCGGTTCACAATCACACCGTCCGCCGCCTGATCAAGCCGCAGCCGAAGCTGCTCTTTTATCGCGGCGAGTTCCTCAAGGAAGTGATGAACCACGAACACGTCCACGAAGTCGAAATCCTCGCCGCCGCGCGCGGCTACGGCTTGTCGTCGCTCGACGAAGTCGAAGCCGTGGTGCTGGAAGCCAACAGCCATTTCAGCGTCATCAGTCGCGCCGATAGCGCGCAGCTTTCGACACTCGCCAATGTTTCGAGAAGCACCTCTATGGAAGTCTAG